From a region of the Cytobacillus sp. IB215665 genome:
- a CDS encoding TetR/AcrR family transcriptional regulator, which translates to MELKDKIILAAFDLFAEKGFEKATVSEIIKLAGSSKGGFYHHFKSKDEILEAITSRYIDELKADYEKLLQHQQHSIIELWNHIFTQLIEYKLGKIPDWPKMRKIFSFNGNHIILKNFANQFEVMTTELYTQLILQGVLEGIFHVKHPNMLAGLWSREMIRIVSICRKLIFSSNVEAYKEFEMLLAFNEDLINRELGVSRNMIQIKEVALQYVQQSRKRLEHKEEFDD; encoded by the coding sequence TTGGAGTTAAAAGATAAGATTATACTAGCAGCGTTTGACTTGTTTGCGGAAAAAGGGTTTGAAAAAGCAACAGTATCAGAAATTATTAAGTTAGCTGGCAGTTCAAAGGGGGGATTTTATCATCATTTCAAATCGAAAGATGAAATTCTTGAAGCAATCACCTCGCGTTATATAGATGAATTAAAAGCTGATTATGAGAAGCTTCTTCAACATCAACAACATTCAATTATTGAATTATGGAATCATATTTTTACACAGCTGATTGAATACAAGCTTGGTAAAATTCCTGATTGGCCAAAAATGAGAAAAATCTTTTCATTTAATGGAAATCATATCATTCTTAAAAATTTTGCAAACCAATTTGAAGTAATGACTACGGAACTATATACACAGCTCATTTTGCAAGGTGTTCTAGAAGGAATTTTTCATGTTAAACACCCAAATATGCTGGCTGGATTATGGTCTAGAGAAATGATTAGGATAGTTTCTATATGTAGAAAGCTTATTTTTTCTTCCAATGTCGAAGCATATAAAGAATTTGAAATGTTGTTAGCTTTTAATGAAGATCTTATCAATCGTGAATTAGGTGTTTCTCGTAATATGATTCAAATTAAAGAAGTAGCCCTTCAATACGTTCAGCAATCTAGAAAGCGGCTTGAGCATAAGGAGGAATTTGATGATTAG
- a CDS encoding RNA polymerase sigma factor, with protein sequence MQRDEKKNEVLSLYDLYSRRVLKFIFTLTKDYHTAEDLTHETFIRVYNSYGQLKNKEKVESWIFRIAHNITMDYMRRKKLNIFEHFSHQYREKEANNTLESAIMINESFQELYEALGKLKPSYREVVILRKIEGMSTKETCEILGWSESKVKSTLLRALKALQQELSKGEWVYE encoded by the coding sequence GTGCAACGAGATGAAAAGAAAAATGAAGTGCTTTCCCTATATGACTTGTATAGTAGGCGGGTTTTAAAGTTCATTTTTACATTAACTAAAGACTACCATACAGCTGAAGACTTAACCCACGAGACTTTTATAAGAGTTTATAACTCATATGGTCAGTTAAAAAATAAAGAAAAAGTTGAAAGCTGGATATTCAGGATTGCCCACAATATTACAATGGATTATATGAGACGGAAAAAACTCAATATTTTTGAGCACTTTAGTCATCAATACCGAGAGAAAGAAGCTAACAATACATTAGAAAGCGCTATTATGATTAATGAAAGCTTTCAAGAATTGTATGAAGCCCTTGGTAAGTTAAAGCCAAGTTATCGTGAAGTGGTCATACTTAGAAAAATTGAGGGGATGTCTACAAAAGAAACATGTGAAATATTAGGTTGGAGTGAGAGTAAAGTTAAATCAACTTTACTTAGAGCTCTAAAAGCACTTCAACAAGAATTGTCGAAGGGAGAATGGGTTTATGAGTAA
- a CDS encoding alkaline phosphatase — MKKWNWKKSLLPVALVSTLTVSSIGLLHGEEKVVNAASSKNGKVKNVIFMVGDGMGVPYMTALRYMNDNPDTEQYEKTAFDPYLVGLQTTYPDDHEENVVDSAAAATAMSGGIKTYNGAIAVDNDKSDVKTVLEQAKEGGMATGLVATSQINHATPAAYAAHDESRKNYDQIADDYYDDLINEEHKVDVLLGGGTSYFDREDRNLTKLFQKDGYSYVTTRDELLKDKNDQILGLFAPKGMDKMIDRTADIPSLQDMTKTAIERLSKDKDGFFLMVEGSQIDWAGHDNDIVAAMSEMQDFENAFKEVIEFAKKDGDTLVVVTADHSTGGFSIGANGVYNFFVEPINAFKKTPDYIANEIVEGLEVEKALSKYIDLELTEEEIQSVKTAANAEEDTFTVIDNAIEVIVNTRSLSGWTTGGHTGEEVPVYAYGPQKELFAGFIDNTDHGKIIAELLEDKNKKK, encoded by the coding sequence ATGAAAAAATGGAATTGGAAGAAGTCACTGTTACCTGTGGCACTTGTTAGTACATTAACAGTAAGCAGTATCGGTCTTTTGCATGGTGAAGAAAAAGTTGTTAATGCAGCCTCATCAAAAAATGGCAAAGTAAAGAATGTGATCTTTATGGTCGGTGACGGAATGGGTGTTCCTTATATGACAGCTCTTCGTTATATGAATGATAATCCAGACACAGAGCAATATGAAAAAACTGCTTTTGATCCATATTTAGTAGGATTACAAACTACATACCCAGACGATCATGAAGAAAATGTTGTTGATTCTGCTGCAGCTGCAACAGCAATGTCTGGTGGTATAAAAACATATAATGGCGCTATTGCTGTAGATAATGATAAATCAGATGTAAAAACAGTTCTTGAGCAAGCAAAAGAAGGTGGTATGGCAACAGGGTTAGTAGCTACATCACAAATCAATCATGCTACACCAGCCGCATATGCTGCTCACGATGAATCTAGAAAGAATTACGATCAAATCGCGGATGATTATTATGATGACCTCATTAACGAAGAGCATAAAGTGGACGTTTTGCTCGGAGGCGGTACATCATACTTCGATCGCGAAGACCGCAACTTAACTAAGCTATTCCAAAAGGATGGATATAGTTATGTTACAACACGTGATGAATTGTTAAAAGATAAAAATGACCAAATCCTAGGTTTATTTGCTCCGAAAGGTATGGACAAAATGATTGACCGTACTGCTGATATTCCTTCTTTACAAGATATGACAAAAACAGCAATTGAGCGCTTAAGCAAGGATAAAGACGGCTTTTTCTTAATGGTAGAAGGCAGTCAAATAGATTGGGCGGGTCACGATAATGATATCGTCGCAGCCATGAGTGAAATGCAAGATTTTGAAAATGCCTTTAAAGAAGTGATTGAGTTTGCTAAAAAAGATGGTGACACACTTGTTGTTGTGACAGCTGACCATTCAACTGGAGGATTCTCTATCGGAGCTAACGGTGTTTATAACTTCTTCGTTGAGCCGATCAATGCATTTAAGAAAACTCCTGATTACATTGCTAATGAAATTGTTGAAGGACTAGAAGTAGAAAAAGCCTTAAGCAAGTACATTGATTTAGAATTAACTGAAGAAGAAATACAATCTGTAAAAACTGCTGCTAATGCTGAAGAAGATACATTTACTGTTATTGACAATGCTATCGAAGTTATTGTAAATACTCGTTCTCTATCTGGCTGGACGACAGGTGGACATACTGGTGAAGAAGTGCCAGTATATGCATATGGTCCTCAAAAGGAATTATTTGCAGGCTTCATTGACAATACAGACCACGGAAAAATCATTGCTGAATTATTAGAAGATAAGAACAAGAAAAAGTAG
- the ileS gene encoding isoleucine--tRNA ligase yields the protein MRKVDVKEQASDRETRVQQRWKKEGTFKQSISNREESTSFVFYEGPPTANGLPHAGHVLGRVIKDLVARYKTMAGYKVLRKAGWDTHGLPVELGVEKQLGISGKHDIEKYGIEKFINKCKESVFAYEQQWSNFTELIGYWVDVEDPYVTLENSYIESVWHILGTVHEQGLLYKGHRVSPYCPSCQTSLSSHEVAQGYKDVKDLSVTVKFPIKNREHEYLLGWTTTPWTLPANVALAVNPQITYVKAKKGKEVYYVAEALAENVLQDNYQLLSRMKGNELVGVAYEAPFDNIPVEKGHIVIEADFVTDSNGTGVVHIAPAYGEDDYRAAQQYELSFVNVVNESGRYTDDLPMFAGRFVKDCDVDIIKYLAANNLLFHKQKYEHSYPFCWRCDSPLLYYATDSWFIKMTAVKDRLLSNNEQVIWHPEHVKHGRFGKFLENVVDWNISRNRYWGTPLNIWTCEQCDQQFVPKSIQELQANSVEHVDKDLELHKPYVDDVKVECRSCGGNMNRTPEVVDVWFDSGSMPFAQHHYPFENGELFKDQFPADVIAEGIDQTRGWFYSLLAISTLFTGKAPYKRVLSLGHILDENGQKMSKSKGNVLDPLELIEEFGADALRWALIADSAPWNSKRFSKTVVAEAKSKLVDTFVNVHSFYTLYASIDQISPDLFTNVHYTSLDYWVLSRLNSTIREVKLYVDDYQFTLAARLLSTFIDEVSNWYVRRSRHRFWREGMDDDKLAAYATLYEVLTKSSQLLAPFTPFVADDVFENLTGESVHLSDYPVVEETIINNQLELEMDATRQIVELGRQARNNAGLKVKQPLQQLIIMTKDEKFTRLQSHTDIIKEELNVKVIMNESDESQYFHYSLKLNFKKAGSKYGKYSSHIHQHLQSQSANEVADLLETKELTVEVDGNKFEVSLEDIIVEKSTVGEYQMAEGALVTVLMDTQLTTELLHEGKVRELIRAVQEYRKKLLLPVEKRIDISLQLDDETLQAVNSFEHLLRENLLVNELEFVESLTNYEEVKVGNDTARIVIK from the coding sequence GTGAGAAAGGTTGATGTGAAAGAACAAGCAAGCGATAGAGAAACGAGAGTCCAACAACGTTGGAAAAAAGAGGGTACTTTTAAACAATCAATTAGCAACAGAGAAGAAAGCACAAGCTTTGTTTTTTACGAAGGACCGCCCACTGCAAATGGCTTACCCCATGCAGGGCACGTATTAGGTCGTGTTATTAAAGATTTAGTCGCACGTTATAAAACGATGGCTGGATATAAAGTGTTACGCAAAGCAGGATGGGATACACATGGCTTACCTGTAGAATTAGGTGTTGAAAAGCAATTAGGAATATCGGGTAAGCATGATATCGAAAAATATGGGATCGAAAAATTTATAAACAAGTGTAAAGAAAGTGTATTTGCTTATGAACAACAATGGAGCAACTTTACAGAGCTAATTGGTTATTGGGTGGATGTAGAGGATCCGTATGTGACATTAGAAAATAGTTATATCGAAAGTGTATGGCATATTCTTGGAACGGTTCATGAGCAAGGCCTTTTATATAAAGGACATCGTGTGTCACCATATTGTCCTAGCTGCCAAACATCGTTAAGCTCCCATGAAGTTGCACAAGGGTATAAAGACGTAAAGGATTTAAGTGTAACTGTCAAATTTCCTATAAAAAATCGTGAACATGAATATCTTCTTGGTTGGACGACAACACCTTGGACGCTTCCTGCAAATGTTGCATTAGCTGTTAATCCTCAAATAACCTATGTAAAAGCTAAAAAAGGCAAAGAGGTATATTACGTAGCAGAAGCATTGGCTGAAAATGTACTACAAGATAATTATCAACTTCTTTCACGAATGAAGGGGAATGAGCTAGTAGGAGTAGCTTATGAAGCGCCATTTGACAACATCCCTGTAGAGAAAGGTCATATTGTTATTGAGGCGGATTTTGTAACTGATAGTAACGGAACGGGTGTCGTCCATATTGCACCAGCATATGGAGAAGATGATTATCGCGCTGCACAACAATATGAGTTAAGTTTCGTGAATGTAGTTAATGAATCAGGACGTTACACAGATGACCTCCCGATGTTTGCAGGTAGGTTTGTTAAAGATTGTGATGTAGATATTATCAAATATTTAGCAGCAAACAATCTTTTGTTTCATAAGCAAAAATATGAACATAGCTATCCTTTTTGTTGGAGGTGTGACTCACCGTTACTGTACTATGCGACAGATAGCTGGTTTATTAAAATGACTGCTGTGAAGGATCGCCTACTCAGTAATAACGAACAGGTGATATGGCACCCAGAACATGTGAAGCACGGAAGGTTCGGCAAATTTTTAGAAAATGTTGTTGATTGGAATATAAGTAGAAATCGTTATTGGGGAACGCCTCTAAACATTTGGACATGTGAACAGTGCGATCAACAATTTGTCCCAAAAAGCATTCAGGAGTTGCAAGCGAATAGTGTAGAACATGTTGATAAAGATTTGGAACTGCATAAACCTTATGTTGACGATGTGAAGGTTGAATGTCGAAGCTGTGGGGGCAATATGAACCGTACTCCAGAGGTAGTAGATGTATGGTTTGACAGTGGCTCAATGCCATTTGCTCAACACCATTACCCATTTGAGAACGGAGAATTGTTTAAAGATCAATTTCCTGCTGATGTTATTGCTGAAGGTATCGACCAAACTAGAGGTTGGTTTTATAGTTTGTTAGCAATCTCAACATTATTCACAGGAAAAGCTCCATATAAAAGAGTACTTTCACTCGGTCATATTCTCGATGAAAACGGCCAAAAGATGTCTAAAAGTAAAGGGAATGTTCTTGATCCGCTAGAATTAATTGAAGAATTTGGTGCGGATGCGTTAAGGTGGGCGCTTATTGCAGATAGTGCTCCTTGGAATTCAAAGCGTTTTTCGAAAACAGTCGTTGCGGAAGCTAAGTCTAAACTCGTTGACACGTTTGTAAATGTGCATAGTTTTTATACGTTATATGCGAGTATTGATCAAATTTCACCTGATTTATTTACCAATGTTCACTATACGAGCCTAGATTATTGGGTGTTATCTCGCTTAAATAGTACGATTCGAGAAGTTAAGTTGTATGTTGACGATTATCAATTCACCTTAGCTGCAAGGTTATTGAGTACTTTTATTGATGAAGTAAGCAATTGGTATGTAAGAAGATCGCGCCACCGTTTTTGGCGAGAAGGAATGGACGATGATAAACTAGCTGCTTATGCGACGCTTTATGAAGTGCTAACGAAAAGCAGTCAATTGTTAGCTCCGTTTACTCCGTTTGTTGCTGATGATGTCTTTGAGAACTTGACAGGAGAAAGTGTGCACTTAAGCGATTATCCTGTAGTGGAAGAAACAATCATTAATAATCAGCTTGAACTTGAAATGGATGCAACACGCCAAATTGTAGAACTCGGAAGGCAAGCTCGGAATAATGCAGGATTGAAAGTGAAACAGCCACTTCAACAGCTTATTATCATGACCAAAGATGAGAAGTTCACACGGTTACAAAGTCACACTGACATCATTAAAGAAGAATTAAATGTTAAAGTGATTATGAATGAGAGTGATGAGAGTCAATATTTTCATTATTCCTTAAAGTTGAATTTTAAAAAAGCTGGCTCTAAATATGGCAAATACAGTAGTCACATTCATCAGCATCTTCAAAGTCAATCAGCAAATGAAGTGGCAGACCTGTTAGAAACGAAAGAACTTACTGTGGAAGTGGATGGTAATAAGTTTGAGGTAAGTTTAGAGGATATCATTGTTGAAAAATCAACAGTTGGCGAATATCAAATGGCAGAAGGGGCTTTAGTTACGGTTCTTATGGACACACAATTAACAACTGAGCTTTTACATGAAGGGAAAGTTCGTGAACTCATTCGTGCGGTTCAAGAATATCGCAAGAAATTATTGTTGCCTGTTGAAAAAAGAATCGATATTTCACTGCAGCTTGACGATGAAACGCTACAAGCAGTGAATAGCTTTGAACATTTATTACGTGAGAACTTATTAGTGAACGAACTTGAATTTGTTGAATCCTTAACAAATTATGAAGAAGTAAAGGTAGGAAACGATACGGCTCGAATTGTTATTAAGTAA
- the clpP gene encoding ATP-dependent Clp endopeptidase proteolytic subunit ClpP has protein sequence MSTIPYVIEQTSRGERSYDIYSRLLKDRIIMVSEEINDHMAQSVVAQLLFLQANDEEKDISLYINSPGGSTSAGFAIFDTMQYIQPDVRTICTGMAASFGAMLLLGGTKGKRYALPNSEVMIHQPLGGAKGQATDIEISANRIVKLRSHINQIIADRTGQSLDKVSRDTDRDNFMSAKEAKEYGLIDDIIS, from the coding sequence ATGAGTACAATACCTTATGTCATTGAGCAAACAAGTCGTGGAGAGCGTTCCTATGATATATACTCAAGGCTTTTGAAGGATCGTATTATTATGGTTAGTGAAGAAATCAATGACCATATGGCTCAAAGTGTAGTAGCACAGCTATTATTTTTACAAGCTAATGATGAAGAGAAAGATATTTCCCTCTATATTAACAGTCCAGGTGGTTCGACTTCAGCAGGCTTTGCGATTTTTGATACGATGCAATATATCCAACCTGATGTACGAACGATATGCACTGGTATGGCGGCATCCTTTGGTGCAATGCTTTTACTTGGTGGAACAAAAGGGAAACGTTATGCGCTTCCAAATAGTGAAGTCATGATTCATCAGCCTTTAGGAGGTGCTAAAGGTCAAGCGACAGATATAGAAATTTCAGCTAACCGAATTGTCAAGCTTCGATCACATATTAATCAAATCATTGCTGATCGTACAGGGCAATCACTCGATAAAGTGTCTAGAGATACAGATAGAGACAATTTCATGAGTGCAAAAGAAGCAAAGGAATATGGGCTTATTGATGACATCATTAGCTAA
- a CDS encoding sigma-70 family RNA polymerase sigma factor → MYTNAKSCTNLDDQHTALSLNELEKNYEKLTKYCYFLSQNSWDGDDLVQETLLKALQRYKDLPDVNSALLNKIAYHQWIDSCRKRQRETIESTPETIVTDVDHLEHSLDIIQKLVSKLTPKQAVVFILKEAFQYQITEIANILTTTETAVKSILHRGKKRIKNISLDDPLSLVHCLWPEQEQEQLITSFYLSLKMQDPEILIRVIPSIDSLSSDSEKPVCNSKLIRPISSRAGIVSMAA, encoded by the coding sequence GTGTACACAAATGCTAAATCTTGCACGAACTTGGACGATCAACATACAGCCTTGTCATTAAATGAATTAGAAAAGAATTATGAGAAGCTAACAAAATACTGTTATTTTCTTTCTCAAAATAGTTGGGATGGGGATGACCTTGTACAAGAAACTTTGCTCAAAGCACTTCAGCGGTATAAGGATTTGCCTGATGTGAATTCCGCATTGTTAAATAAAATAGCTTATCATCAATGGATTGATAGTTGTCGAAAAAGACAGCGTGAAACAATTGAATCTACTCCGGAAACGATAGTTACTGACGTTGATCACTTAGAGCATTCTTTAGATATCATCCAAAAATTAGTGTCAAAATTAACACCGAAGCAAGCGGTCGTTTTTATCTTAAAGGAAGCATTTCAATATCAAATTACTGAAATTGCAAACATTTTAACAACGACAGAAACGGCTGTTAAAAGTATACTTCATCGTGGAAAAAAGCGGATAAAAAACATTTCACTTGATGACCCATTGTCACTAGTTCATTGCTTATGGCCAGAGCAAGAACAAGAACAGTTAATCACTTCTTTTTATTTGTCATTAAAAATGCAAGATCCTGAAATACTTATCCGCGTGATTCCAAGTATTGATTCTCTAAGTAGTGATAGTGAAAAGCCTGTATGTAATAGTAAGTTGATACGTCCAATATCCTCTCGGGCAGGCATAGTTTCTATGGCAGCATAG
- a CDS encoding MerR family transcriptional regulator has protein sequence MYTISEVAKILGVSAHTLRYYEKEKIIEPDRNKNKDRMYSDAHLNWLRFVMKLKQTQMPIAKIREYAQLYIEGEHTTIARLQLLEEHRSEIQNQVKTLADTEKMLEDKINSYKKMVSMKHLSSVATKTKSEKD, from the coding sequence ATGTATACAATCAGTGAGGTCGCAAAAATATTAGGAGTCAGTGCTCATACATTAAGGTATTATGAAAAAGAGAAAATCATAGAACCAGATCGCAACAAGAATAAAGATAGAATGTATAGTGATGCACATCTTAATTGGCTTCGATTTGTGATGAAGCTAAAACAGACACAAATGCCAATTGCAAAAATTAGAGAATACGCACAATTGTATATTGAAGGAGAGCATACAACGATCGCCCGCTTACAACTGCTCGAAGAACATAGGAGTGAGATTCAAAATCAAGTGAAAACCTTGGCTGACACGGAGAAGATGCTTGAAGACAAAATTAACTCATATAAAAAAATGGTTAGTATGAAACATCTCAGCTCCGTTGCTACTAAAACAAAATCTGAGAAGGATTGA
- a CDS encoding PEP/pyruvate-binding domain-containing protein, whose translation MIRWFHEIGEGDFQAVGGKGYNLSKMYNRGLKVPNGFVITSDAYNSYIQKNFIGEKISRIVKEETSTKEKSLTIKALFTKEMFSIELQKHVEDQLTKISSGRVAVRSSSTVEDLPGMSFAGQYSTYLNVTTKDIIDKVLLCWQSLWNERAIDYRTKYDVTSDFTHSVVIQEMINSKLSGIVFTANPITGNRNELYINASYGLGEAIVSGEVNPDQYTVAKPDGKVLIEELSSKERLCQYGEDGIEYVPVIERLKNISSLENQHIELIVKEAVKVERYFGKPQDVEFAFDHNDELYIVQSRDITSLFPIDSFVQDEKLRAYLSVSTVMLGMKEPFTPLGFELFGHMVPTIVNVMTSRNKPLDGGFVKEAGGRIFADITYLLANKFVGKQFAKAFAGNDLPLEGTMNAVLKHHGKQFTNQGIKFKIPWGIIKYAISMVKPYVEANKIASEDRYEQMKKIGHAVVEEHMKLACSLQTVEEKLDFIKDTLVNAFKLSQKQALYCVAFANFSKISKKLSKMLGDDYDIVPLTKSFPNCITVELGMELNYLAKYFDEEGIEPTKDHPKVRQFLKEFGHRSTIELDFGVKRWSEDPTYIINLIKSYMVDQMYNRNIDEVLGNAQKADQLINEIFERIKVLKGERRARKMRKMIIDYRIAAGMREYPKFDIVRMLALAREVMLEVGQLYEQRGLIDDAGDIFFLRMQDIRSRKQLRSTILTNKEIYIREFARTTIPRIVLNTGSTFYSAQNVDPHSKILQGVPLSAGIYEGKVRVIFDPNKAELLEGEILVTESTNPAWTPLFMTAKGLIMEYGGPVSHGGIVAREYGIPAVVGIPSATATLKDGQMVRINGETGTVEIIKQ comes from the coding sequence ATGATTAGATGGTTTCATGAAATAGGAGAGGGAGATTTTCAAGCTGTTGGAGGCAAAGGGTACAATTTGAGCAAAATGTATAATCGAGGCTTAAAGGTACCAAATGGCTTTGTTATTACTTCAGATGCATATAATTCATACATTCAAAAAAATTTCATAGGAGAAAAAATTAGCAGGATTGTAAAAGAAGAGACGTCAACGAAAGAAAAATCCTTGACTATAAAAGCATTATTCACAAAAGAGATGTTTTCAATAGAATTACAAAAGCACGTTGAAGATCAATTGACTAAAATCTCGAGTGGACGTGTAGCTGTTAGAAGTAGTTCAACTGTTGAAGATTTACCTGGAATGAGTTTTGCTGGGCAATATAGCACATATTTAAACGTTACAACAAAAGACATTATTGACAAAGTTCTATTATGCTGGCAGTCCCTCTGGAATGAAAGAGCTATTGATTATAGAACAAAGTATGATGTTACGTCAGATTTTACTCATAGTGTCGTCATTCAAGAGATGATCAACTCAAAGTTATCCGGAATCGTATTTACAGCAAACCCAATTACAGGGAATAGGAATGAGTTATATATTAATGCATCTTATGGGCTTGGAGAAGCAATTGTAAGTGGTGAAGTGAATCCAGACCAGTATACGGTAGCAAAGCCGGATGGAAAGGTACTGATAGAAGAACTATCTTCAAAAGAACGTTTGTGTCAATATGGCGAAGATGGGATTGAATATGTACCAGTAATAGAGCGTCTAAAGAACATTAGTTCATTGGAAAATCAACACATCGAATTGATTGTGAAAGAAGCCGTTAAGGTGGAGAGGTATTTTGGTAAACCTCAAGACGTTGAGTTTGCTTTTGATCATAACGATGAATTATATATTGTTCAATCAAGAGATATCACTTCATTATTCCCGATAGACAGTTTTGTTCAAGATGAAAAACTTAGAGCATATTTATCAGTAAGTACAGTTATGTTAGGAATGAAGGAGCCTTTTACACCGTTAGGATTTGAACTGTTTGGGCATATGGTTCCGACGATTGTAAACGTGATGACAAGTCGTAATAAGCCTTTGGATGGTGGGTTTGTAAAAGAGGCTGGTGGAAGAATATTTGCTGACATCACTTATTTATTAGCAAATAAATTTGTTGGAAAGCAATTTGCGAAAGCTTTTGCTGGAAACGATCTTCCACTTGAAGGTACGATGAATGCTGTATTGAAACATCATGGGAAACAGTTTACAAACCAAGGAATCAAATTTAAAATACCTTGGGGCATTATCAAATATGCTATTAGTATGGTTAAGCCATATGTTGAAGCTAATAAAATCGCTTCTGAAGACAGATATGAACAGATGAAGAAAATAGGTCATGCTGTAGTTGAAGAACATATGAAGCTTGCATGTTCTCTCCAAACAGTTGAAGAGAAGTTGGATTTTATTAAGGATACACTTGTCAACGCATTCAAATTATCTCAGAAGCAAGCCTTATATTGTGTAGCATTTGCTAATTTCTCAAAAATTAGTAAGAAGCTCTCGAAAATGTTAGGTGATGATTATGATATCGTTCCGCTAACAAAATCATTCCCAAATTGTATAACTGTTGAATTAGGTATGGAACTTAATTATTTGGCAAAGTACTTTGATGAAGAGGGGATAGAACCAACAAAAGATCACCCTAAAGTGAGACAGTTTTTAAAGGAATTTGGACACAGAAGTACGATTGAATTAGATTTTGGTGTAAAGAGATGGTCAGAGGATCCAACATATATCATAAACTTAATAAAATCGTATATGGTAGATCAAATGTACAATCGGAACATTGACGAAGTTCTTGGGAATGCGCAAAAAGCAGATCAGTTAATTAATGAAATATTTGAGAGAATTAAAGTATTAAAAGGTGAAAGAAGAGCTAGGAAAATGAGGAAGATGATCATTGATTATCGAATAGCTGCTGGAATGAGAGAGTATCCAAAATTTGATATCGTAAGAATGTTGGCACTAGCGAGAGAGGTTATGTTAGAAGTAGGTCAGTTGTATGAGCAGCGCGGCTTAATTGATGATGCAGGAGATATCTTTTTTTTAAGGATGCAGGATATAAGAAGTAGGAAGCAATTAAGGTCTACCATTCTAACGAACAAAGAAATATATATAAGGGAGTTTGCTAGAACAACGATCCCTCGCATTGTATTAAATACTGGATCAACATTTTACTCGGCTCAAAATGTTGATCCGCATAGCAAAATCCTGCAAGGTGTTCCTTTATCAGCAGGTATTTACGAGGGGAAAGTAAGGGTTATTTTTGACCCAAATAAAGCTGAGTTATTAGAAGGAGAGATTCTTGTTACTGAAAGTACGAACCCTGCTTGGACACCGTTGTTCATGACTGCAAAAGGGCTTATCATGGAGTATGGTGGACCTGTTAGTCACGGTGGAATTGTAGCAAGAGAATATGGCATTCCTGCAGTTGTCGGTATACCTTCTGCAACAGCAACATTGAAGGATGGACAAATGGTTAGAATTAACGGTGAGACTGGTACGGTTGAAATAATAAAACAATAA
- a CDS encoding SDR family oxidoreductase, with the protein MQNMNGKVVIITGAGSGLGKETAIAFAKCGANIVICGREYAKLEEVERYITSQYNVKVLPIRADVSSQSDVKMLVQAATAKFERIDILINNAAVFEQYHIFESPLDSWEYQITNNATSVFLMIRECLPIMRSQKSGQIINITSGLAKEGAAGFGAYAASKAAIEALSYTVDDEEHKNGITSHVFNPGAMKTNLVTTGDDPANIAPYLVKLAQSQSSSEKKVLHVDHIQKAE; encoded by the coding sequence ATGCAAAATATGAATGGGAAAGTTGTCATTATTACTGGTGCTGGGAGCGGTTTAGGGAAAGAAACTGCAATTGCCTTTGCTAAATGTGGAGCTAATATAGTCATTTGTGGACGGGAGTATGCTAAGCTTGAAGAGGTTGAGCGCTACATCACAAGTCAGTATAATGTTAAAGTTCTGCCTATCCGTGCAGATGTCTCATCTCAATCTGATGTAAAAATGCTTGTACAGGCAGCTACAGCTAAATTTGAACGGATCGACATATTAATAAATAACGCGGCAGTATTTGAACAATATCACATTTTCGAAAGCCCCTTAGATTCATGGGAGTACCAAATAACTAATAATGCTACAAGTGTATTCTTAATGATACGAGAATGTTTACCAATTATGAGAAGTCAAAAGTCAGGACAGATCATCAACATTACTTCAGGCCTAGCGAAGGAAGGTGCTGCTGGTTTTGGTGCCTACGCTGCAAGCAAAGCGGCCATTGAAGCATTATCCTATACTGTAGATGATGAAGAACATAAAAATGGGATTACATCACACGTTTTTAACCCTGGTGCGATGAAAACGAATTTGGTGACAACAGGTGATGATCCTGCAAATATCGCACCCTATTTAGTTAAACTAGCACAATCGCAATCTTCTAGTGAAAAGAAAGTACTGCACGTAGACCATATCCAGAAAGCGGAATAA